The Macadamia integrifolia cultivar HAES 741 unplaced genomic scaffold, SCU_Mint_v3 scaffold181, whole genome shotgun sequence genome window below encodes:
- the LOC122064891 gene encoding eEF1A lysine and N-terminal methyltransferase — protein MAVDGGTFETLVPSQFISLTIRNPLYRSNSSPTPYGALLRIAVLDSPVGMAGEPPGIAAMLVPVDREHDWIFSTKEGHLQLLLNSQGISRLILVGNLPQSSGDYYNRGRLLNNTEAYQVEIEESLTLILFGLLPKACFKNGLPQIPFLAYEDNVIRSSVVEKCFGSCVGEMLVEDIEIEIHDEVRDLLKREFRRRLRFKRMPNFVQTEIRISPCIIDDSVNVELEGEVKFWPEMGVLVHPYLPPMVASLSLIANYIQQKLDSGSRPRVLCVGVGGGALLTFLASHFGFEVMGVEADEMVLRVARAYFGLKDGEFLRVCVGDGIEVLDKFSRHAIDQNLGSSSGHVDTDGCLDIFGGCYDRMDLMMVDLDSGDVRNGISAPPSEFIQKSVLVAVKLALHKLGILVINVIPPSRSFYDYVILQFREVFSELYEIDVGNGENYVLIATASSIGSVYDSENYILKKLKLVLAVSYLDSIRKI, from the coding sequence ATGGCTGTCGATGGAGGCACCTTCGAAACCCTAGTTCCTTCTCAGTTCATTTCCTTAACCATCCGAAACCCTCTCTATCGATCCAACTCCTCTCCTACTCCCTACGGTGCCCTTCTGCGAATCGCCGTCCTCGATTCCCCTGTAGGAATGGCTGGGGAACCACCTGGAATCGCCGCAATGTTAGTCCCTGTAGATCGTGAACACGATTGGATCTTCTCCACCAAAGAGGGTCACCTCCAACTGCTCTTAAACTCCCAAGGAATCTCTCGCTTGATTCTCGTCGGAAATCTCCCTCAAAGCAGCGGCGACTATTACAATCGCGGCAGATTATTAAACAACACAGAAGCTTATCAGGTGGAGATCGAGGAGAGTCTAACACTTATCCTCTTCGGCTTATTGCCTAAAGCATGTTTCAAGAACGGTTTGCCCCAAATACCATTTCTAGCCTATGAAGATAACGTGATTCGTAGTTCTGTAGTTGAGAAATGTTTTGGTTCTTGTGTTGGAGAAATGTTGGTTGAAGACATTGAGATTGAAATCCACGATGAAGTGAGAGATTTACTGAAACGGGAATTTCGTAGAAGATTGCGTTTTAAACGAATGCCCAATTTTGTTCAGACGGAAATAAGGATTTCTCCTTGTATCATAGACGATTCTGTTAATGTAGAGCTTGAAGGTGAAGTAAAATTTTGGCCCGAAATGGGTGTTTTGGTGCATCCCTACCTGCCTCCTATGGTGGCTAGCCTTTCATTGATTGCTAACTATATCCAACAGAAGCTTGATTCAGGGTCTAGACCACGGGTTCTCTGTGTTGGAGTTGGGGGTGGGGCACTGCTGACCTTTCTAGCAAgccattttgggtttgaagtCATGGGAGTGGAGGCGGATGAAATGGTTCTGAGAGTTGCAAGGGCTTACTTTGGCTTAAAAGATGGAGAGTTTCTCCGGGTTTGTGTTGGGGATGGGATAGAAGTCTTGGATAAATTTTCCCGCCATGCTATTGATCAGAATTTGGGTTCTTCTTCTGGGCATGTTGACACTGATGGGTGCTtggatatttttggtggatgtTATGATAGgatggatttgatgatggttgaTTTGGATTCTGGTGATGTTAGGAATGGCATCAGTGCACCACCTTCCGAGTTTATACAAAAGTCTGTCCTTGTTGCTGTCAAGTTGGCTCTTCACAAGCTTGGTATTCTTGTGATAAATGTTATTCCCCCAAGCAGGTCTTTCTATGACTATGTTATTCTTCAGTTTCGGGAAGTATTTTCGGAGCTTTATGAAATTGATGTGGGAAATGGAGAGAATTATGTTCTTATTGCTACTGCATCTTCAATCGGTTCTGTTTATGACAGTGAAAATTACATTCTCAAGAAGTTGAAGCTGGTTCTTGCTGTGTCATACTTGGATTCTATAAGAAAAATTTGA